In one Halosimplex halophilum genomic region, the following are encoded:
- the nuoL gene encoding NADH-quinone oxidoreductase subunit L codes for MAGAFDFVPAIAALPFLAFVVSLFAGQYMPKRGAEAGIIATAGSLALSVWTALTVAGITGTATYYNENLYTWVAGLGDGALTLRFGILVDPLTALMLVIVSLIALLVHVFSLGYMNDEGETGLPRYYAGLGLFTASMLAFVFSNNILMAFMFFELVGLCSYLLIGFWFREDGPPSAAKKAFLVTRFGDYFFLIGVVGIFATFGTGLFAPITEGGSVAAESFPRLAEQALTDGAEGIYTAGYGAQTWFTVLGLLVLGGVIGKSAQFPLHTWLPDAMEGPTPVSALIHAATMVAAGVYLVARMYGFYLLSPTALGVIALVGGFTALFAATMGVVKQELKQVLAYSTISQYGYMMLALGSGGYVAAVFHLTTHAVFKALLFLGAGSVIIAMHHNENMWDMGGLKDKMPVTYWTFLSGSLALAGIVPFAGFWSKDEVLYEALIHGFGTLGGEASTLGVLYLLAYAMGLLAVFFTGFYTFRMVYLTFHGDARTDTARDPEPVRWNVKAPLAVLGIGAATVGLINMKPVAVLTGQEIDFLHKWVHGADEGGWPAALSTDLATYETLLHDAAHVTASYPLGGEVPTLLASAAVSLGLAIAGVLVARSLYGVDEPVEHTDKLGGAKTLLMHNYYQDEYQVWLAQGVTVPIARAADKFDQGVVDGVVNGVSSVSLFTGSRFRRIQSGVVSNYAALMTLSLALLLVVFVVLGGGA; via the coding sequence ATGGCAGGTGCATTCGACTTCGTTCCCGCGATCGCAGCGCTCCCGTTCCTGGCGTTCGTCGTCTCCCTGTTCGCCGGGCAGTACATGCCGAAGCGCGGCGCCGAGGCCGGCATCATCGCGACCGCCGGGTCGCTGGCCCTGTCGGTCTGGACCGCGCTGACCGTCGCCGGGATCACCGGCACGGCGACCTACTACAACGAGAACCTCTACACGTGGGTTGCGGGTCTGGGCGACGGCGCGCTCACGCTGCGGTTCGGCATCCTGGTCGACCCGCTGACGGCGCTGATGCTCGTCATCGTCTCGCTGATCGCCCTGCTCGTCCACGTCTTCTCGCTGGGCTACATGAACGACGAGGGCGAGACCGGTCTCCCGCGGTACTACGCCGGACTCGGCCTGTTCACGGCGAGCATGCTCGCCTTCGTCTTCTCGAACAACATCCTGATGGCGTTCATGTTCTTCGAGCTGGTCGGCCTCTGCTCGTACCTGCTGATCGGCTTCTGGTTCCGCGAGGACGGCCCGCCGTCGGCCGCGAAGAAGGCGTTCCTGGTCACCCGCTTCGGTGACTACTTCTTCCTCATCGGCGTGGTCGGCATCTTCGCCACGTTCGGCACGGGCCTGTTCGCGCCGATCACCGAGGGCGGTTCGGTGGCCGCCGAGAGCTTCCCCCGGCTCGCCGAACAGGCGCTGACCGACGGCGCCGAGGGGATCTACACCGCCGGCTACGGGGCCCAGACGTGGTTCACCGTCCTCGGGCTGCTCGTGCTCGGCGGCGTCATCGGCAAGTCCGCGCAGTTCCCGCTGCACACCTGGCTGCCCGACGCGATGGAGGGCCCGACGCCGGTCTCGGCGCTCATCCACGCGGCGACGATGGTCGCGGCCGGCGTCTACCTCGTCGCCCGGATGTACGGCTTCTACCTGCTCTCGCCGACGGCGCTGGGCGTCATCGCGCTGGTCGGCGGCTTCACCGCGCTGTTCGCGGCGACGATGGGCGTCGTCAAGCAGGAGCTCAAGCAGGTGCTCGCCTACTCGACCATCAGCCAGTACGGCTACATGATGCTCGCGCTGGGGTCGGGCGGCTACGTCGCCGCCGTCTTCCACCTGACCACCCACGCCGTGTTCAAGGCGCTGCTGTTCCTCGGCGCCGGGTCGGTCATCATCGCGATGCACCACAACGAGAACATGTGGGACATGGGCGGGCTGAAGGACAAGATGCCCGTCACCTACTGGACGTTCCTCTCGGGCTCGCTCGCGCTCGCGGGCATCGTCCCGTTCGCGGGCTTCTGGTCGAAGGACGAGGTGCTCTACGAGGCGCTCATCCACGGGTTCGGGACGCTCGGCGGCGAGGCGAGCACGCTCGGCGTCCTCTATCTCCTCGCGTACGCGATGGGGCTGCTGGCCGTGTTCTTCACGGGCTTCTACACGTTCCGGATGGTCTACCTGACCTTCCACGGCGACGCCCGCACCGACACGGCTCGCGACCCCGAACCGGTGCGCTGGAACGTGAAGGCGCCGCTGGCCGTGCTCGGTATCGGCGCCGCGACGGTCGGGCTCATCAACATGAAGCCGGTCGCGGTCCTGACCGGCCAGGAGATCGACTTCCTGCACAAGTGGGTCCACGGCGCCGACGAGGGCGGCTGGCCCGCGGCGCTGTCGACGGACCTGGCCACCTACGAGACGCTGCTGCACGACGCCGCTCACGTCACCGCGAGCTACCCGCTCGGCGGCGAGGTGCCGACGCTGCTGGCCTCGGCGGCGGTGTCGCTGGGGCTGGCGATCGCGGGCGTCCTCGTCGCGCGGAGCCTCTACGGCGTCGACGAGCCGGTCGAGCACACGGACAAGCTGGGAGGTGCGAAGACGCTGCTCATGCACAACTACTACCAGGACGAGTACCAGGTGTGGCTGGCACAGGGCGTGACGGTCCCGATCGCGCGGGCCGCGGACAAGTTCGACCAGGGCGTCGTCGACGGCGTCGTCAACGGCGTCAGTAGCGTGAGCCTGTTCACCGGCTCGCGGTTCCGCCGCATCCAGTCGGGCGTCGTCTCGAACTACGCGGCGCTGATGACGCTGTCGCTCGCGCTGTTGCTGGTCGTCTTCGTCGTGCTGGGAGGTGGTGCCTGA
- the nuoK gene encoding NADH-quinone oxidoreductase subunit NuoK: MAIASQYYLLLSAAVFCIGVYGVLTRRNALIFLMSVELMLNAANINLVAFSFHHGNLTGQVFSLFVMALAAAEVAVGIGIILVLYRNFEDVDVTKAATMRW; this comes from the coding sequence ATGGCCATCGCGAGCCAGTACTACCTGCTGCTGTCGGCGGCGGTGTTCTGCATCGGGGTCTACGGCGTGCTGACGCGGCGCAACGCCCTGATCTTCCTGATGTCCGTCGAGCTGATGCTCAACGCGGCGAACATCAACCTCGTCGCCTTCTCGTTTCACCACGGGAACCTCACGGGGCAGGTGTTCTCGCTGTTCGTGATGGCGCTGGCGGCCGCCGAGGTGGCGGTCGGCATCGGCATCATCCTCGTACTGTACCGCAACTTCGAGGACGTGGACGTGACGAAAGCGGCTACGATGAGGTGGTAA
- a CDS encoding NADH-quinone oxidoreductase subunit J, with protein MALLESIAFALFATVTLGSSLGVVLVRDVWHSALMLGVSLLSVAVYYVMLRAEFIAAMQILVYVGGVLILITFAIMLTERDTQPDEVAT; from the coding sequence ATGGCATTGCTCGAGTCAATCGCGTTTGCGCTGTTCGCCACAGTCACACTGGGGAGCAGCCTGGGCGTCGTGTTAGTGCGCGACGTCTGGCACTCGGCGCTGATGCTCGGCGTCTCGCTGCTGTCGGTGGCAGTGTACTACGTCATGCTCCGCGCCGAGTTCATCGCCGCGATGCAGATACTGGTGTACGTCGGTGGGGTGCTCATCCTCATCACGTTCGCCATCATGCTCACCGAGAGAGACACCCAGCCCGACGAGGTGGCAACATGA
- a CDS encoding DUF7520 family protein has protein sequence MTANTDRLALGGRVAGSRVVLAVYLAVLGVAGTMGALLGYVNPDGMNPTLFFVVDLPATPLGMATFGVVTVGVGLGVLLLAVRYVSRYDDDRVE, from the coding sequence GTGACAGCCAACACCGACCGACTGGCGCTCGGCGGGCGGGTCGCGGGCTCGCGCGTCGTCCTCGCGGTGTACCTGGCCGTGCTGGGCGTCGCGGGCACGATGGGTGCCCTGCTGGGGTACGTCAACCCCGACGGCATGAATCCGACCCTGTTTTTCGTCGTCGACCTCCCGGCGACGCCGCTCGGGATGGCGACGTTCGGCGTCGTGACCGTCGGCGTCGGCCTGGGCGTGCTCCTGCTGGCGGTCCGGTACGTCTCCCGGTACGACGACGACCGGGTCGAGTAG
- the ctaD gene encoding cytochrome c oxidase subunit I — protein sequence MASGQLVLTVLMGVFLVGIAAFLSRVEDWRSYTPLVSGGGGGYGDAGATVHREKPAGITRWLTTVDHKDIGILYGTYAVIAFAVGGLMAFGIRVQLIAPTGAVFENGFYNAILTSHGITMLFLFGTPIIAAFANYFVPLLIGADDMAFPRINAIAFWLLPPGALLVWGGFFLPGMTGAQTAWTMYTPLSVEQANPGVDLMLLGLHLTGVSATMGAINFIATIFTERDDDVNWANLDIFSWTILTQSALILFAFPLLGSAIVMLLLDRNLATTFYAVGEGGGPILWQHLFWFFGHPEVYILVLPPMGIVSYVLPKFSGRKLFGFKFVVYSTLAIGVLSFGVWAHHMFTTGIDPRLRASFMAVSLAIAIPSAVKTFNWITTMWNGRLRLTTPMLFCIGFVSNFIIGGVTGVFLASVPVDQILHDTYYVVGHFHYIVMGAIAFAGFAGIYYWFPIFTGRMYQRTLGKAHFWLSMVGTNITFFAMLFLGYLGMPRRYATYDFNNAIAPLDMVTLAHQAASVGAIILLLGQIIFVWNLVQSWLEGPQLEDPDPWDLKETDQHGREFQWHERRITTALADGGEEEAVTDGGEVVDDDAAADADD from the coding sequence ATGGCATCAGGGCAGCTCGTGCTGACGGTGCTGATGGGGGTCTTCCTCGTCGGCATCGCGGCCTTTCTCTCACGGGTCGAGGACTGGCGCTCGTACACCCCGCTGGTGAGCGGTGGTGGCGGCGGCTACGGCGACGCCGGAGCCACCGTCCACCGCGAGAAGCCGGCCGGTATCACCCGCTGGCTGACCACGGTCGACCACAAGGACATCGGTATCCTCTACGGCACCTACGCCGTCATCGCGTTCGCGGTCGGCGGCCTGATGGCGTTCGGCATCCGCGTCCAGCTCATCGCGCCGACGGGCGCCGTCTTCGAGAACGGCTTCTACAACGCCATCCTGACGAGTCACGGGATCACGATGCTGTTCCTGTTCGGGACGCCCATCATCGCGGCGTTCGCGAACTACTTCGTGCCCCTCCTGATCGGCGCCGACGACATGGCGTTCCCGCGGATCAACGCCATCGCCTTCTGGCTGCTCCCGCCCGGCGCCCTGCTGGTCTGGGGCGGCTTCTTCCTGCCCGGGATGACCGGCGCCCAGACGGCCTGGACGATGTATACGCCGCTGTCGGTCGAACAGGCCAACCCCGGCGTCGACCTCATGCTGCTCGGGCTGCACCTGACGGGGGTCTCGGCGACGATGGGGGCGATCAACTTCATCGCGACCATCTTCACCGAGCGCGACGACGACGTCAACTGGGCGAACCTCGACATCTTCTCGTGGACCATCCTCACCCAGTCGGCGCTCATCCTCTTCGCGTTCCCGCTGCTGGGGTCGGCCATCGTCATGCTGCTGCTCGACCGCAACCTCGCGACGACGTTCTACGCGGTCGGCGAGGGCGGCGGCCCCATCCTCTGGCAGCACCTGTTCTGGTTCTTCGGCCACCCCGAGGTGTACATCCTCGTGCTCCCGCCGATGGGGATCGTCAGCTACGTGCTGCCGAAGTTCTCCGGCCGCAAGCTGTTCGGCTTCAAGTTCGTCGTCTACTCCACGCTGGCCATCGGCGTCCTGAGCTTCGGCGTCTGGGCCCACCACATGTTCACGACGGGTATCGACCCGCGCCTGCGGGCCTCGTTCATGGCCGTCTCGCTCGCCATCGCGATACCCTCCGCGGTCAAGACGTTCAACTGGATCACGACGATGTGGAACGGCCGCCTGCGGCTGACGACGCCGATGCTGTTCTGCATCGGCTTCGTCTCGAACTTCATCATCGGCGGCGTGACCGGCGTCTTCCTCGCCTCGGTCCCCGTCGACCAGATCCTCCACGACACCTACTACGTCGTCGGGCACTTCCACTACATCGTGATGGGCGCCATCGCCTTCGCCGGGTTCGCGGGCATCTACTACTGGTTCCCCATCTTCACCGGCCGGATGTACCAGCGCACCCTCGGCAAGGCCCACTTCTGGCTGTCGATGGTCGGGACCAACATCACGTTCTTCGCGATGCTGTTCCTCGGCTACCTCGGCATGCCCCGGCGGTACGCGACCTACGACTTCAACAACGCCATCGCCCCGCTGGACATGGTGACGCTGGCCCATCAGGCCGCCTCCGTCGGCGCCATCATCCTGCTGCTCGGCCAGATCATCTTCGTCTGGAACCTCGTCCAGTCCTGGCTGGAAGGCCCCCAGCTGGAGGACCCCGACCCGTGGGACCTCAAGGAGACCGACCAGCACGGCCGCGAGTTCCAGTGGCACGAGCGCCGTATCACGACCGCGCTGGCCGACGGCGGCGAGGAGGAGGCCGTCACCGACGGTGGCGAGGTCGTCGACGACGACGCCGCTGCCGACGCGGACGACTGA
- a CDS encoding DUF6684 family protein, translating to MSEKVFDRETLLDLTVNFIPLGILVFFIGAFALFPPWGVDPLVSGLQFAIVGVTALLLVILTYYAGKAVSKAENEMEADGE from the coding sequence ATGTCAGAGAAGGTCTTCGACCGCGAAACGCTCCTGGACCTGACGGTCAACTTCATCCCGCTGGGCATCCTGGTCTTCTTCATCGGTGCGTTCGCGCTGTTCCCGCCGTGGGGCGTCGACCCGCTCGTCTCCGGGCTGCAGTTCGCCATCGTCGGCGTGACCGCGCTGCTGCTCGTAATCCTGACCTACTACGCCGGCAAGGCCGTCTCGAAGGCCGAAAACGAGATGGAAGCCGACGGCGAGTAG
- a CDS encoding DUF7541 family protein, translating into MEEQPGLSDQYRTASPWPLLVAVGFALTEVGVFLGLFPIAVGGVLLLGGSVAGILGESGYARRPWRTLALLGAGFAVLGGALVATQVPGSSVTLFETVADPNGVVGRGLAVAVAGVMLVAAGVVSQAVGRTGQGI; encoded by the coding sequence ATGGAAGAGCAACCGGGACTGTCGGACCAGTATCGGACGGCCAGTCCGTGGCCGCTCCTCGTGGCGGTCGGCTTCGCCCTGACGGAGGTCGGCGTCTTCCTCGGCCTGTTCCCGATCGCCGTCGGCGGGGTGTTGCTGCTCGGGGGGAGCGTCGCGGGCATCCTCGGCGAGTCGGGCTACGCTCGCCGCCCCTGGCGGACGCTCGCGCTGCTGGGCGCCGGGTTCGCCGTGCTGGGCGGCGCCCTCGTCGCGACGCAGGTGCCCGGGTCGTCGGTGACTCTCTTCGAGACGGTCGCCGACCCCAACGGCGTCGTCGGCCGCGGGCTCGCCGTCGCCGTCGCCGGGGTCATGCTCGTCGCCGCGGGCGTCGTCAGCCAGGCCGTCGGGCGCACCGGGCAGGGCATCTGA
- a CDS encoding DUF7527 domain-containing protein, with product MTTRAVEQFDEWESSPFRDGHRGLHELADSEFSGVVEAGGARLCMLNGTVVGILDGDIDDFEGASGTAYEAPSPALPLLALMQERNDEVRAKYYSEDTPLSEVDDTLSEGGFTGFIELSENVLSGDYYVVYHRGRSMAVAWVGNSGQLLTDDEAFERADDEVGIFQVRPAEIEPVEIPEVDDGNDAAAGADDGDGGTAASGGAAAGSAAASDDTESDPAAGSEDAVAEEPAAESEPDDGGGAAEPDSTETDPADPDPAADSGSTAEPGTAADPEPDEGSAVRDETTAEAGGSGGGAGGDTPSAGSSEPADQSRDRREATGRRDRGDGSAADRRAESTGTGRTGGADTSTADAGGADASTDDDRAGDSGGRAAGRDETGDASDRDAGRRDRTGRSGGRGDRADRSGAADDRAPERDSASRDAGARTDRDRDSGGTGGRDPDSPADRGSRASSGRAGSPDRRQGESTEPRTTDARSSDPDRDAVRDRSAGAADSPGRTADRGAPADEPQGAGRATDAGNAAGAATSPDQLETHSIPSLDPSRTTSRESDDGAAAAAPTPDDAAATGSPEPAATSAVEDRADGSASRAGEASDRGGRTEPRDQGTANASETRPEPPSNEPPTGNGPPAESRASEPEPRSQGADERVAELEDELADREREIEQLEADLAAAEDERDDLRSQLEDVRAERDDLQSRIERVESERDDLERERDELESEVAGLESEVERLEGQLADIEEEFGAAVDAEQRLSPGEALDQTNLFVRYESKGKPTLETAHAGEAGRQEVSENLGLEYHTQFDSDSVSVGGRPFDEFLRDTMQFRFVTWVINDLLYEIRDTGKVSALQDLYDAIPKIDRAELNGSVTTEYTEDGQERRSQESFDVVMRDRMGNALLTANMNDSRQAASESMMSSLVTASSHVGESTESLGASFLVTSSFFEPEALETAAEATSGGLLSRDKRESFVKLTRKQGYHLCLVEAREEKFHLAVPEL from the coding sequence ATGACCACGCGCGCTGTGGAGCAGTTCGACGAGTGGGAGTCGTCGCCGTTCCGCGACGGCCATCGCGGCCTGCACGAGTTGGCCGACTCCGAGTTCTCCGGGGTCGTGGAGGCCGGCGGCGCCAGGCTCTGTATGCTCAACGGGACGGTCGTCGGCATCCTCGACGGTGACATCGACGACTTCGAGGGGGCGTCGGGGACCGCCTACGAGGCGCCCTCGCCCGCGCTTCCGTTGCTCGCGCTCATGCAGGAACGCAACGACGAGGTCCGCGCGAAGTACTACTCCGAGGACACGCCGCTCTCGGAGGTCGACGACACGCTCTCGGAGGGGGGGTTCACCGGGTTCATCGAGCTGTCGGAGAACGTCCTCAGCGGCGACTACTACGTCGTCTACCACCGCGGCCGCTCGATGGCCGTCGCCTGGGTGGGCAACAGCGGCCAGCTGCTCACCGACGACGAGGCCTTCGAACGGGCCGACGACGAGGTCGGCATCTTCCAGGTCCGCCCCGCCGAGATCGAGCCCGTCGAGATCCCCGAGGTCGACGACGGCAACGACGCCGCGGCCGGGGCCGACGACGGCGACGGGGGGACGGCCGCCTCGGGGGGCGCCGCTGCGGGGAGCGCCGCCGCGTCCGACGACACCGAGTCCGACCCGGCCGCCGGGAGCGAGGACGCGGTCGCCGAGGAGCCGGCGGCGGAGAGCGAGCCGGACGACGGGGGCGGGGCCGCGGAGCCCGACTCCACCGAGACCGACCCGGCCGACCCTGACCCGGCCGCCGACTCCGGCTCGACCGCGGAACCCGGGACGGCCGCGGACCCGGAACCGGACGAGGGGTCGGCCGTCCGGGACGAGACGACGGCGGAGGCCGGCGGGAGCGGCGGCGGAGCGGGGGGCGACACGCCGTCCGCCGGTTCGTCGGAGCCGGCCGACCAGTCGAGGGACCGGCGGGAGGCGACCGGCCGACGCGACCGCGGCGACGGTTCGGCGGCGGACCGGCGAGCGGAGTCGACCGGCACCGGCCGGACGGGGGGAGCCGACACGTCGACGGCAGACGCCGGCGGGGCCGACGCGTCGACCGACGACGACCGCGCGGGCGACTCCGGCGGGCGCGCGGCCGGTCGGGACGAGACCGGTGACGCGTCCGATCGTGACGCCGGCCGGCGGGACCGGACCGGTCGCTCCGGGGGTCGCGGCGACCGCGCCGACCGGAGCGGCGCGGCGGACGACCGGGCCCCGGAGCGCGACTCCGCCTCCCGGGACGCCGGCGCGCGGACGGACAGGGACCGCGATTCCGGGGGAACCGGAGGTCGCGATCCGGACTCGCCCGCCGACCGCGGGTCCCGCGCGAGTTCCGGCCGCGCGGGGTCGCCGGATCGTCGGCAGGGCGAGTCGACGGAGCCGCGGACGACGGACGCGCGGTCGAGCGATCCGGACCGCGACGCGGTCCGCGACCGGTCCGCCGGCGCGGCCGACTCGCCGGGGCGGACCGCCGACCGGGGCGCTCCGGCCGACGAGCCCCAGGGGGCCGGCCGGGCCACCGACGCCGGGAACGCGGCGGGCGCCGCCACCAGCCCGGACCAGCTGGAGACCCACTCGATCCCGTCGCTGGACCCCTCGCGGACGACCAGCCGGGAGTCCGACGACGGGGCCGCCGCGGCGGCGCCGACGCCCGACGACGCGGCCGCGACGGGCTCGCCGGAACCAGCCGCCACGTCGGCGGTCGAGGACCGCGCCGACGGGTCCGCCTCCCGGGCGGGCGAGGCGAGCGACCGGGGCGGCCGGACCGAGCCCCGCGACCAGGGGACCGCGAACGCGTCGGAGACGCGCCCCGAACCCCCGTCGAACGAGCCGCCGACCGGGAACGGCCCGCCGGCGGAGTCGCGGGCGAGCGAGCCCGAGCCCCGGAGTCAGGGGGCCGACGAGCGGGTCGCGGAGCTCGAAGACGAGCTGGCCGACCGCGAGCGCGAGATCGAACAGCTGGAGGCGGATCTCGCGGCCGCCGAGGACGAGCGCGACGACCTCCGGTCGCAGCTGGAGGACGTCCGCGCCGAGCGCGACGACCTGCAGTCACGCATCGAGCGCGTCGAGTCCGAGCGCGACGACCTGGAGCGCGAACGCGACGAACTGGAGTCGGAGGTCGCGGGTCTGGAGTCGGAGGTCGAGCGGCTGGAGGGCCAGCTCGCCGATATCGAGGAGGAGTTCGGCGCGGCGGTCGACGCCGAACAGCGGCTGAGCCCGGGCGAGGCGCTCGACCAGACGAACCTCTTCGTCCGCTACGAGTCGAAGGGCAAGCCGACGCTGGAGACGGCTCACGCCGGCGAGGCGGGCCGCCAGGAGGTCTCCGAGAACCTCGGGCTGGAGTACCACACCCAGTTCGACAGCGACTCGGTCTCCGTCGGCGGCCGCCCGTTCGACGAGTTCCTCCGCGACACGATGCAGTTCCGCTTCGTCACCTGGGTCATCAACGACCTGCTCTACGAGATCCGCGACACCGGCAAGGTGTCGGCGCTGCAGGACCTGTACGACGCGATCCCGAAGATCGACCGCGCCGAACTCAACGGCTCGGTCACCACCGAGTACACCGAGGACGGCCAGGAGCGCCGGAGCCAGGAGTCGTTCGACGTGGTCATGCGCGACCGGATGGGCAACGCCCTGCTGACCGCGAACATGAACGACTCCCGGCAGGCCGCCTCCGAGAGCATGATGTCCTCGCTGGTGACGGCCTCCTCGCACGTCGGCGAGTCCACCGAGTCGCTGGGCGCGTCGTTCCTCGTCACGTCGAGCTTCTTCGAGCCGGAGGCGCTGGAGACGGCCGCCGAGGCGACCAGCGGCGGGCTGCTCAGCCGCGACAAGCGCGAGAGCTTCGTGAAGCTGACCCGCAAACAGGGGTACCACCTCTGTCTCGTCGAGGCGCGAGAGGAGAAGTTCCACCTGGCGGTCCCGGAACTCTGA